GAAAGAGACCGGGAAGGTGCTCCGCGACGACGCGAACCCCCTCTTGGAGACGCGCGAGGAGGACATCGTCACGCCGGACCACGTCGACGCTCGCTGGTGGTACTTCGCGCTCCCCATCGTCACCCTCGTCGCCGTGACCGGGTTCGGCCTCCTCTACTCGGGCGGGTGGCCCGGGCGCGTCCCCGTCGAAGCGTTGAAGGAAGCCGCGACGGCCGACGCCATCCTCTGGGGCGTGTTCTCGGCGTGCGGCGTCCTGCTCGCGATACTCATCGGCCACGCGCGAATCGGGCTCGACGAGGTGAGCGATTCCATCTTCGAGGGGTTCAAGATGGTGATGTTCCCCGTCGCCGTCCTCTCTCTCGCGTGGACCATCGGCGCCGTCAGCCAGGCTCTCGGCGTCGGCCCGTACGTCGTCGCCGTCTCGCAAGGAGTCATCACCGCCAGCCTGCTTCCGGCCGTCGTCTTCGTCTCCGCCGCCATCATCTCCTTTAGCATCGGCACCTCGTGGGGGACGATGGGAATCATGTTCCCCGTGGCGGTTCCCCTCGCCTTCAACCTCGGCGCGCCGCTTCCGGGCGCCATCGGCGCGATTCTCACCGGGTCGCTGTTCGGCGACCACTGTTCTCCCATCTCTGACACGACGGTGATGTCGTCGATGTTCGCCGGGTCGGACCACGTCGACCACGTGAACACACAGATTCCGTACGCCGTCGTCTGCGGGTCGGTGGCGACGCTCCTGTTCCTCGCGAGCGGATACGGAATCTCGCCGCTTCCGTTGCTCGCCGTCGGTATCGTCCTCGTCGCCGTCGCGGCGTACACGTTCTCCGAACGGACCGGCGTCTCCGTCCCGCGCGTCTTCTCGTCGGACGCGGACTGAACGGTTCGCCGCCGCCGCCGTCTCTTCGAACCGCGTCCCCCGGACCGCGTCCGGGGTACGTGTCCGATGGATGACCTAAGTGAGTAGGGACAGCGTTGAGGGGGTGGCGGTGGTAGGTACCACTCAGACGGGACGACTCGCTCGCCCCGAACATCTCCACGCTATGATGGACCACGAAACCCCATTCGAAGCTCTCTCCGACCGGACCCGACGGCTGGCGTTCTCCTGTCTCGAAGACCGAGACGGGTCGGTGCCCGTCGAAAGCCTCGCCGCCGACGTCGTCGCCGCCCGCGACGACGTCCGTTCCGACGAGGTGAGCGACGACGAACGGCGCGCG
This genomic window from Halopelagius inordinatus contains:
- a CDS encoding DUF7344 domain-containing protein, coding for MMDHETPFEALSDRTRRLAFSCLEDRDGSVPVESLAADVVAARDDVRSDEVSDDERRAATVQLYHVHLPKLDEAGLVRFDHEDETVARTTGGVAEQTAQILQESTVS
- a CDS encoding Na+/H+ antiporter NhaC family protein, which translates into the protein MAAETHGLISLLPALLAIVLTLLSRQVLLSLFAGIWIGATILVGWNPIAGAAHSLQLVIDNITPAFNIKLLLFTFLSGAMLGMIFLSGGMNALAKRIIDRIRTRRQAEIGTSVLGMLIFVDSYASTMITGSVMRPITDQFDISREKLAYLLDSTTSPVVSVAVVSTWVGFEVGLISQQFQELGIETSAFVVFLQSIPYRFYSLLAVVLVFVVVFTGWNFGPMKRAEKRAKETGKVLRDDANPLLETREEDIVTPDHVDARWWYFALPIVTLVAVTGFGLLYSGGWPGRVPVEALKEAATADAILWGVFSACGVLLAILIGHARIGLDEVSDSIFEGFKMVMFPVAVLSLAWTIGAVSQALGVGPYVVAVSQGVITASLLPAVVFVSAAIISFSIGTSWGTMGIMFPVAVPLAFNLGAPLPGAIGAILTGSLFGDHCSPISDTTVMSSMFAGSDHVDHVNTQIPYAVVCGSVATLLFLASGYGISPLPLLAVGIVLVAVAAYTFSERTGVSVPRVFSSDAD